A region of Moorena producens PAL-8-15-08-1 DNA encodes the following proteins:
- a CDS encoding c-type cytochrome, producing MEMVKTKLGKLITIIVISIFLLAGVVAYVGWYNLFREDPNPPTYYDYESPEEHFKYGSIGTENAEGLPYLIWLVLPRIFPDKLPGPGGYTSLGITWEEGKELPIGFSKKTIGFPRQGITCASCHTATFRENPKDQPTIILGGPSSKFDSQGYLRFLQACANDPRFTADYILGQIGYNYELSWFDKLLYRYVIIPQTRKSILELGEGYAWMDSRPDWGPGRISPFNPGKFRYLEQPLDDSVDNSDMMSIWNQKMHEGFAYHWDGLETSLTETIQTGAIGDGATRKSINIEGLKRVEDYITELPPPPYPFEVNQTLAAKGSEIFANTCASCHAFGGERIGTVIPIDEIGTDRNRLDMWTQEAADSYNEYAEGYEWDFDYLRKTNGYVAVALDGLWLRAPYLHNGSVPNLTNLLETPENRTKVFYRGYDVYDPEKVGFVSEGANAEKEGFRYDTSLIANGNQGHLYGTDLPEQDKKALIEYLKTL from the coding sequence ATGGAAATGGTGAAGACGAAATTAGGGAAATTAATAACAATCATTGTTATTAGTATTTTTTTGCTGGCTGGAGTTGTAGCCTACGTGGGATGGTACAACCTATTTCGAGAAGACCCCAATCCTCCCACCTATTACGATTATGAGTCGCCAGAAGAACACTTCAAGTATGGTTCCATTGGCACAGAAAATGCTGAAGGTTTACCGTATTTAATTTGGCTGGTGCTTCCCCGGATATTTCCAGATAAACTACCAGGACCGGGTGGTTATACCTCTTTGGGAATTACCTGGGAAGAGGGGAAAGAATTGCCCATTGGTTTTTCTAAAAAAACTATTGGTTTTCCCCGTCAGGGCATAACTTGTGCTTCCTGTCATACGGCTACATTTCGCGAAAATCCTAAAGATCAACCTACCATTATTTTAGGAGGACCTTCAAGTAAGTTTGATTCTCAAGGCTACCTCCGATTTCTGCAAGCTTGTGCGAATGATCCACGATTTACAGCGGACTATATTCTTGGACAAATTGGATATAATTATGAGCTTTCTTGGTTTGATAAACTACTTTATCGCTATGTAATTATTCCTCAAACTAGGAAATCAATTCTGGAACTTGGGGAAGGATATGCTTGGATGGATTCCCGTCCCGACTGGGGACCTGGTCGGATCTCTCCGTTCAACCCTGGCAAGTTTCGATACTTAGAGCAACCTCTAGATGATTCTGTTGACAACTCCGACATGATGTCGATTTGGAATCAAAAGATGCATGAAGGATTTGCCTATCATTGGGATGGCTTAGAAACGTCACTGACGGAAACCATCCAGACTGGGGCAATCGGTGATGGTGCTACTAGGAAGTCGATTAATATCGAAGGTTTAAAGCGGGTAGAAGATTATATTACTGAATTACCTCCTCCCCCATATCCTTTTGAGGTTAATCAGACATTGGCAGCAAAAGGCAGTGAGATTTTTGCCAATACCTGTGCATCCTGCCATGCTTTTGGTGGAGAACGGATAGGAACTGTTATTCCTATTGATGAGATTGGTACTGACCGCAACCGCTTAGATATGTGGACTCAGGAAGCAGCTGACTCTTATAATGAATACGCTGAAGGCTATGAATGGGACTTTGACTACCTGCGTAAGACTAATGGTTATGTGGCAGTAGCCCTTGATGGACTTTGGCTAAGAGCTCCTTATCTCCATAATGGTTCGGTGCCTAATCTAACCAACTTACTAGAAACTCCTGAGAACCGGACGAAGGTATTTTACCGGGGCTACGATGTCTATGATCCCGAAAAAGTCGGCTTTGTCTCGGAGGGAGCAAACGCTGAGAAGGAGGGTTTCAGATACGATACTAGCCTTATAGCTAACGGTAACCAAGGACATCTCTATGGTACTGATTTACCTGAACAGGATAAAAAAGCCTTGATTGAATATCTGAAAACTCTGTGA
- a CDS encoding IS701 family transposase, protein MDVELQILKHSARDAQPTVSVIDQYCEAYKDLFSEVRSYECFKYLHLGIISPIKRKSLPEIAKVVGIKSAQSLHHFLANSPWSATELKSRRLSRMLKALNSEKITVIIDETGDRKKGKKTDYVARQYLGSIGKVDNGIVSVNAYGVYQNITFPLVGKIFKPRGTLKWEDKYKTKIELASEILEELVEEGLNIERVLADSLYGESSQFIRTLEKTKLSYVVAIRSNHGVWMPSEQRVRANKWCKFTRTFSNQKSETRYIREIVYGKKRAITYWEITTDPKTMPENGTSFVMTNLKGNLKKILGDLYGLRTWVEYAFRQCKQELGWTDYRFTKFKDIEKWWEIIFCVYTMISLNSPAFLSLNKSTEVANKVKDADDIQVSNHQQWNHKGGWKNVLNNFRLLIQPIMMLWIIFPWLDILPNSKLLLGLNQLISEINQYQFFFNSG, encoded by the coding sequence ATGGATGTAGAGTTACAGATTCTCAAACATAGTGCCAGAGATGCACAACCAACAGTTTCGGTTATTGATCAATATTGTGAGGCTTATAAAGACCTGTTTTCAGAAGTAAGAAGTTATGAATGTTTCAAATATTTACATTTAGGAATAATCTCACCGATAAAGAGAAAGTCGCTACCAGAAATAGCTAAGGTAGTAGGCATAAAATCTGCTCAGTCACTCCATCATTTTTTAGCCAATTCTCCTTGGTCAGCGACTGAATTAAAATCCCGAAGATTAAGTCGGATGCTCAAAGCATTAAACTCGGAAAAAATCACGGTAATAATTGATGAAACCGGGGATAGAAAGAAAGGGAAAAAAACGGACTATGTAGCAAGGCAATATCTAGGAAGTATCGGAAAAGTAGATAATGGAATAGTGTCAGTTAATGCTTACGGGGTGTATCAAAATATAACATTTCCATTGGTAGGCAAAATCTTCAAACCAAGAGGAACATTAAAATGGGAAGATAAGTACAAAACTAAAATAGAGTTAGCCTCAGAAATCCTAGAAGAATTAGTAGAAGAAGGATTAAATATAGAACGAGTATTAGCGGATAGTCTGTATGGTGAAAGTAGCCAGTTTATTAGAACATTAGAGAAAACTAAATTGTCTTATGTAGTAGCAATTAGGAGTAATCATGGAGTCTGGATGCCAAGTGAACAGAGGGTTAGAGCGAATAAGTGGTGTAAATTTACCAGAACATTTAGTAATCAAAAATCCGAAACTAGATACATTAGAGAAATAGTATATGGAAAAAAGAGAGCCATAACTTACTGGGAAATAACCACAGACCCAAAAACTATGCCAGAGAATGGAACATCTTTTGTGATGACTAATTTGAAAGGTAATCTCAAGAAAATCTTGGGAGATTTGTATGGATTAAGAACATGGGTAGAGTATGCTTTTCGTCAGTGTAAACAAGAATTAGGATGGACAGATTACCGTTTTACTAAGTTTAAGGATATCGAAAAATGGTGGGAAATAATTTTTTGTGTGTACACCATGATTAGTTTAAATTCTCCAGCTTTTTTATCTTTAAATAAATCGACAGAAGTAGCCAATAAGGTGAAAGATGCTGATGATATCCAGGTGAGTAATCATCAACAATGGAATCATAAAGGTGGATGGAAGAATGTGTTAAACAATTTTCGTTTACTGATTCAACCAATTATGATGTTATGGATTATTTTTCCCTGGTTAGATATTTTGCCTAATAGTAAATTATTGCTGGGATTGAATCAGCTAATTAGTGAAATTAATCAATATCAATTCTTTTTTAATTCTGGATAA
- a CDS encoding RNA-guided endonuclease InsQ/TnpB family protein: MEKSWFSTNLKAARNQNLPQIFSPSFMSSQAVSTDSENRAKKSKKIRVFLSPEQRSMVRQWFGVSRYVFNKTVKILENGEVKANWKAIKTGILNDLPQWCKTVPYQIKSIAIKDACTAVREAKKKYKKTSQINRVRFRSRKNPVQSCYIPKSAVSDQGIYHTKLGVVTFTETLPENICDCRLTSTNGDYYLVIPHKVTSIKAENQGRVVALDPGVRTVLMQSLMGETPKTALHRFLTFFSETSVGKIGNGDFSRIQRLCQHLDNLISKISKALGGQKRRTRKAARRMIIRIQNLVNELHHKAARFLVDNFDVILLPTFETSQMSKRSLRKLLSKTVRNMLCFAHYRFKEFLKHKAQETGKIVVDVCEAYTSKTVSWTGELVNIGGSKVIKSKVDGRTMDRDINGARGIFLRALGDTPWLRNQLALVSQDLLLVDSGS; this comes from the coding sequence GTGGAAAAATCCTGGTTCTCGACCAATCTGAAAGCTGCCCGGAATCAGAACTTACCGCAGATCTTCTCTCCATCATTCATGTCTTCTCAAGCCGTGTCCACGGACTCCGAAAATAGGGCAAAAAAATCAAAGAAGATTCGAGTGTTCCTAAGCCCTGAACAACGTTCTATGGTTCGTCAGTGGTTTGGAGTTTCCCGTTACGTTTTCAATAAGACCGTCAAAATACTTGAAAATGGCGAAGTCAAGGCTAATTGGAAAGCTATTAAAACTGGAATATTAAACGACCTTCCTCAATGGTGCAAGACAGTACCTTATCAAATCAAGTCTATAGCGATAAAGGATGCTTGCACCGCTGTTAGGGAGGCCAAGAAGAAATATAAAAAGACTTCCCAGATTAATCGTGTTAGATTTAGGTCTAGGAAGAACCCTGTTCAATCTTGTTATATCCCCAAATCAGCGGTTTCAGATCAAGGAATTTACCATACCAAACTAGGGGTAGTAACCTTTACTGAGACTCTTCCTGAGAATATCTGTGATTGTCGATTAACCAGTACAAATGGGGATTATTATCTTGTAATCCCCCATAAGGTAACTAGTATCAAAGCCGAAAACCAAGGTAGAGTAGTTGCTTTAGATCCTGGAGTCAGGACTGTCTTGATGCAGTCGCTCATGGGGGAAACCCCCAAGACCGCGCTGCATCGCTTTTTGACATTCTTTAGCGAGACTTCTGTTGGAAAGATTGGTAATGGCGATTTCTCTCGGATTCAACGCTTATGCCAACACCTGGATAATCTAATCTCGAAGATCAGTAAAGCATTAGGTGGACAGAAGCGTCGGACAAGGAAAGCCGCTAGGCGGATGATTATCAGGATCCAAAATCTGGTCAACGAACTTCATCATAAAGCTGCCAGATTTTTGGTTGACAACTTCGATGTGATATTGCTTCCCACTTTTGAGACTTCCCAGATGTCGAAGAGAAGCCTACGCAAGCTATTATCCAAGACAGTTCGCAATATGCTCTGTTTTGCCCATTATCGTTTTAAAGAATTTCTCAAACATAAAGCCCAAGAAACGGGAAAGATTGTCGTAGATGTCTGTGAGGCGTATACCAGTAAGACTGTTAGCTGGACTGGGGAGCTAGTCAACATTGGCGGAAGCAAAGTAATTAAATCAAAAGTTGATGGCCGAACAATGGATCGCGACATTAACGGCGCTCGTGGGATATTCCTACGGGCTTTGGGAGATACCCCCTGGCTGAGAAATCAGCTTGCATTAGTGAGCCAAGATCTGCTTTTGGTAGATTCTGGTAGCTAA
- a CDS encoding IS607 family transposase, which translates to MTLVPLRKAVELTGLSKNTLRKYAEDGTIRCEKTPGGTRLFDTESLLSLGRRQPRQPTTICYCRVSSNKQRDDLARQIAYLHSLFPEAEIIFDIGSGLNYKRKGLKAILERIVRGDQLTIVVACRDRLTRFGFELIEYLVSLNGGKILVLDQSESCPESELTADLLSIIHVFSSRVHGLRK; encoded by the coding sequence ATGACGCTTGTACCACTCCGTAAGGCGGTCGAACTTACGGGACTCTCCAAGAACACTTTAAGGAAGTATGCAGAGGATGGGACGATCAGATGTGAGAAGACCCCAGGAGGAACTAGGCTCTTTGACACAGAAAGCTTGCTTAGTCTTGGGCGACGACAACCAAGGCAACCAACAACCATCTGTTATTGTCGAGTCAGTAGCAACAAGCAAAGAGACGACCTCGCCAGACAAATCGCCTACCTGCATTCCCTCTTCCCGGAAGCAGAAATCATCTTTGACATTGGGTCAGGACTCAACTACAAAAGGAAAGGACTTAAAGCCATACTGGAACGGATTGTGCGCGGAGATCAGCTCACAATTGTTGTTGCCTGTAGAGACCGACTTACCCGATTCGGGTTTGAACTCATTGAGTACTTGGTCAGTCTCAACGGTGGAAAAATCCTGGTTCTCGACCAATCTGAAAGCTGCCCGGAATCAGAACTTACCGCAGATCTTCTCTCCATCATTCATGTCTTCTCAAGCCGTGTCCACGGACTCCGAAAATAG
- the cobU gene encoding bifunctional adenosylcobinamide kinase/adenosylcobinamide-phosphate guanylyltransferase encodes MNTNKFTSNKFTSNLILVTGPSRSGKSEWAETLAMQTGKSVIYVATATTNPDDPEWLARIEKHQQRRPSSWTTLLVPLDLAGTITNYSDINHCLLVDSLGTWVANCLQQNDTVWQQTLQNLWNSLTKVKGSVIFVAEEAGWGVVPAYPMGRAFRDRLGNVVRYLGHLANPVYLVTGGHVLNLSTLGQPLPYKGTVGESPQT; translated from the coding sequence TTGAATACTAATAAATTTACCAGTAACAAATTTACCAGTAATTTAATTTTAGTCACCGGACCATCCAGGTCTGGAAAAAGCGAGTGGGCAGAAACCCTGGCGATGCAGACTGGGAAATCGGTAATATACGTTGCTACTGCCACAACCAACCCGGATGATCCAGAGTGGCTGGCCCGGATTGAAAAACATCAGCAGCGACGCCCCAGTTCCTGGACAACCCTTTTGGTCCCACTGGACTTGGCAGGAACAATTACCAACTATTCTGACATCAATCACTGCCTGTTAGTAGATTCTCTAGGAACCTGGGTTGCCAATTGCTTACAACAGAATGATACCGTTTGGCAGCAAACGTTACAAAACTTATGGAATAGTTTGACCAAGGTTAAAGGTTCTGTAATTTTTGTTGCAGAAGAGGCTGGCTGGGGAGTAGTTCCAGCATATCCTATGGGTAGGGCGTTTCGCGATCGCCTCGGAAATGTGGTGCGTTATTTGGGGCACTTGGCTAACCCAGTCTACTTAGTCACCGGCGGTCATGTGCTTAATCTCAGTACTCTGGGTCAACCATTACCCTATAAGGGTACTGTTGGCGAATCACCTCAAACCTAA
- a CDS encoding RNA-guided endonuclease InsQ/TnpB family protein — MNYTYRIYPDLHQSATMLEWLETSRQVYNRALGELKDWINSRKCLMDRCSLNREYIIPADVPFPSYHRQQNDLPKLKQTWPDLKNVYSQVLQTTIRRLHDTWKAFQKRGFGFPRFKKFGQFKSFLFPQFKDNPINGFEIKLPKIGSILISYSRPIPDGFKVKQVRVLSKARGTQWYVIVSIQSQVSIPDISVHGRAIGIDLGLERFATTSDGNFFERPKFLKSQYSKLKLLQRRAARKQKRSANWEKAQIKVARLHNEITAKRKDFHYKTAHNLCDQAQTIFAEDLNTVGLNRGMLRKECIDASFGAFLSRLEWVCWKRGVFFMRVNPNGTSQTCPSCGATVGKPLGERVHHCPECGYQTHRDHAAAEMVLWRGVNSVPVGNRGMETACAGVLAGAQTSSQVPKSRQGTTRNSKK; from the coding sequence ATGAACTACACTTACCGTATTTATCCAGACCTGCACCAATCGGCAACAATGCTCGAATGGCTGGAAACGTCGCGCCAGGTTTATAACCGTGCATTGGGCGAACTTAAGGACTGGATCAACTCCCGTAAGTGTTTGATGGATAGGTGTTCATTGAATCGGGAATACATTATTCCCGCCGACGTCCCTTTTCCATCTTATCATCGTCAGCAAAATGATTTGCCTAAATTGAAACAGACCTGGCCAGACCTCAAGAATGTTTATTCTCAAGTGTTGCAAACTACGATTCGGAGGTTGCATGACACATGGAAAGCATTTCAAAAACGTGGTTTTGGATTTCCAAGGTTTAAGAAGTTTGGACAATTCAAGTCTTTCTTGTTTCCACAGTTCAAAGACAACCCAATTAATGGCTTTGAAATTAAACTGCCCAAGATTGGAAGTATCCTAATTAGCTATAGTCGCCCAATTCCAGATGGATTTAAAGTCAAGCAAGTAAGGGTGTTGTCTAAGGCTCGTGGAACCCAATGGTATGTAATTGTTTCGATTCAATCTCAAGTGTCGATTCCCGATATTTCTGTTCATGGTAGAGCGATTGGCATTGACTTGGGATTGGAGCGATTCGCCACCACATCTGATGGCAACTTTTTTGAACGTCCTAAGTTTTTGAAGTCTCAATACAGCAAGCTGAAATTGCTGCAACGTCGAGCCGCACGAAAACAAAAGCGTTCTGCTAACTGGGAAAAAGCTCAAATCAAGGTGGCGCGATTGCATAATGAGATTACCGCCAAGCGCAAAGACTTCCATTACAAAACGGCACATAACCTTTGTGACCAAGCTCAAACCATTTTTGCAGAAGACCTGAATACAGTTGGACTCAACCGAGGGATGCTCCGCAAAGAGTGTATTGATGCATCCTTTGGGGCGTTTCTTTCTCGCCTGGAATGGGTGTGCTGGAAACGGGGGGTATTTTTTATGCGAGTCAATCCCAACGGTACAAGTCAAACCTGTCCAAGTTGCGGCGCAACTGTGGGTAAGCCCCTTGGGGAAAGGGTTCATCATTGTCCTGAATGTGGATACCAGACTCATCGCGATCATGCGGCTGCCGAGATGGTGTTATGGCGTGGAGTAAACTCAGTACCCGTGGGCAATCGGGGAATGGAAACTGCCTGTGCAGGCGTACTAGCGGGGGCTCAAACCTCTAGCCAAGTGCCGAAATCCCGCCAGGGAACAACCAGGAACTCCAAGAAGTGA